TGGTGGTTTTTGAGGGTTTTTATCAGGACGAACTTGAAATGCTAATAATAATCAATTTGGGATTTGATGGATTATTATTTCAACTTTCTTTGTTTTATTAATTTCCTTGTTATTTGCTGTGCCATTAACAATCTTTTCATCCTTATATATTACCGAATATTTAAGCCCGCGCATAAAAGCAAAAGTAATTGGGATTGTTCGGTTGCTAGCTGGAATTCCTTCCGTTGTTTTTGGACTATTTGCCTTAACAATTTTAGGACCTTTATTTATGTTAATGGGAGCTCCATCAACATCAAACTTATTGGTTACATCAATTACTCTAGCTTTTATGGGGTTACCAATTATGATTTCTTTATCTGTTAATGCGATTGAAAATGTTCCGGAAGCTTATCGCTTTGGTTCATTAGCATTAGGATTAAGTAAAACTCATACGACTTATCGTATTGTTTTAAAATCAGCTTCATTTCGAATAGTGACAGCAATTATGTTAGGAGTTGCTCGTATCATTGGAGAAACAATGGCTGTTATGATGATTGCGGGAAATGCTCCCGATGGTTTAAAAATTGATAATGGTTTCTTAAACTTTATTTTTTCTTCAATTACAACCTTAGCTTCAACAATTGGGTTAGAAATGCTAGAAAACTCAGGACCAATGCATGAATCAGCGTTATATGCAATTGGATTAATTCTATTTATTTTTGTTTGTATTATTAATATTATTGTTATTAGTTCCCAAGCAATTAAAAGTCGTAAGAAAAATTTACATAGTATTAAAAAAGGAAAAAAATTAACTTTAAGTACTTCTTATAATGCTAAAAAAATGAATCGTCTTTTTTATAATAAAATTGAACAAACCCGCACAATTAAAAAAGTTCGCGATGGGATTGGTTTCTTTTTCCTAATTTCATCAACAATTATTGTAATTTCCTTTACCTTATTAATCCTTGTCACGATTATTTGAAAAGGGTTATTTGGTATGGTTTGACATGATTTAATTTCAACTTCAACATATAGTGAAGGGGCTGGAATTTTATCTGCTTTTCTAGTAACATTATTATTAGTAATATGTGCAATGATTTTTGCCATTCCCTTAAGCATGATTGTCGCAATTTATTTAAGTGAATATGCCGCCCCAAGTAGTCGTTTAGCACGTATTGTTCGCTATGCAATTGATGTTTTATCATCAACGCCAAGTATTATCTACGGAACCTTTGGTTTAGCCTTTTTTATTGGGGTTTGTAAATTACCAATCTCGATTTTATCGGCGGGATTAACCTTAACAATTGTTATTTTACCAATTATGATTCGTAGTATTGAAGAATCATTACAAGGAGTTTCCCCAGGTTTACGT
The Spiroplasma chrysopicola DF-1 genome window above contains:
- the pstA gene encoding phosphate ABC transporter permease PstA, which codes for MAKTTTPISIQKLTVKEKWENYWKRVKNNFRNRKQLIDFLSKVLIYSFAVITVLILLTLVGFIIYKSIYFFQNYPGGFWGFLSGRTWNANNNQFGIWWIIISTFFVLLISLLFAVPLTIFSSLYITEYLSPRIKAKVIGIVRLLAGIPSVVFGLFALTILGPLFMLMGAPSTSNLLVTSITLAFMGLPIMISLSVNAIENVPEAYRFGSLALGLSKTHTTYRIVLKSASFRIVTAIMLGVARIIGETMAVMMIAGNAPDGLKIDNGFLNFIFSSITTLASTIGLEMLENSGPMHESALYAIGLILFIFVCIINIIVISSQAIKSRKKNLHSIKKGKKLTLSTSYNAKKMNRLFYNKIEQTRTIKKVRDGIGFFFLISSTIIVISFTLLILVTIIWKGLFGMVWHDLISTSTYSEGAGILSAFLVTLLLVICAMIFAIPLSMIVAIYLSEYAAPSSRLARIVRYAIDVLSSTPSIIYGTFGLAFFIGVCKLPISILSAGLTLTIVILPIMIRSIEESLQGVSPGLRSASLALGATKTSTTIKVVLPNAMPGIVTAIILAIGRVIGESAPVYLTLGTAVRLPIAGFLSPGASLTTQILMLSKEGSTADAMRIMYELAFTIMVLILLANTSAATLGKKMAPDYVRVGFKQKWTNRFAALKYFFSKEFYQDKKVQIEKKWQHWFRKQRARKQARIEKEQGDK